A region from the bacterium genome encodes:
- a CDS encoding tetratricopeptide repeat protein: MGEGKGKRTTIVLSILAGFCLLAYSNSFSVPFHFDDLRVIRFNFSLRDLTNWSGIFSSEPFRPLLIATFAGNYKIGRSDPFTYHAFNLLCHFLAVVLFYFLLQRESRNHLFVAAAVLLIAVHPLTTEAVTYISSRTILLCAVFYFAALLFIDSYFRKGKLSSLLFFSLFLLCALLTKEDGALIPLAALLYNALFFGKDSVRKHRMFHLGTLAFVLLGGALRIYVYSYSAEKFPHPFFTWVTTEIIVWFRYLYLALWPVSLNIDRDVQATNLMDPAFWTALVMLAFVVFWLWRFRKTQPILCFWGTWFFLNLLSSSSLIPLADFMAEHRAYISLFGFCVLISYLAFETVTRNPVAKIAVCVLIIFYSFATFQRNKIWNSELSLWYDATTKSPRKIRPHLNLAGAYIQEGVYDLAIQEYAFVTRLNRSIPQTYSGLGICYLRKGNLHAAEDAFSKGLLLDPDLIDSKTGLGMIRYSQGRLEQALSYFREAYPHRRESMQLVSMMTDACVKLGYYDEAIPILKDAIKLNPSRKDLRERLTFLQNRPTSTTE, translated from the coding sequence GTGGGCGAGGGAAAAGGGAAAAGGACCACGATAGTTCTGTCCATTCTGGCGGGCTTCTGTCTGCTCGCTTACTCCAATAGTTTTTCTGTTCCGTTTCACTTCGATGATCTCAGAGTAATCCGCTTCAATTTCTCTTTGCGGGACCTCACCAATTGGTCCGGGATTTTTTCCTCAGAACCGTTTCGCCCGCTTCTGATCGCCACTTTTGCAGGAAATTACAAGATTGGGAGATCAGACCCATTCACCTATCACGCGTTTAATCTCCTCTGTCATTTTCTGGCTGTGGTTCTGTTTTATTTCCTTCTTCAAAGAGAGTCTCGCAATCACCTTTTTGTGGCTGCTGCTGTGTTGTTGATAGCCGTTCATCCCTTGACTACGGAAGCCGTAACCTATATCTCCAGCCGCACGATTTTGCTTTGTGCGGTTTTCTATTTTGCGGCCCTGCTTTTTATCGATTCTTATTTCAGAAAAGGGAAGTTGTCATCGCTGCTATTTTTTTCCCTTTTCTTACTTTGCGCTCTTCTCACGAAAGAAGACGGCGCGCTGATCCCTCTGGCGGCCCTTCTTTACAATGCGCTCTTTTTTGGCAAAGACTCTGTTCGAAAACACAGGATGTTTCACCTGGGCACGCTGGCGTTTGTGTTGTTAGGCGGCGCGTTGCGAATTTATGTTTATTCTTACTCTGCTGAGAAATTTCCGCATCCCTTCTTCACCTGGGTTACTACCGAAATCATAGTGTGGTTTCGATACTTGTATCTCGCTCTCTGGCCGGTTTCTTTGAACATTGACCGCGACGTTCAGGCAACGAATCTTATGGATCCCGCTTTCTGGACGGCGCTGGTCATGCTCGCCTTCGTTGTGTTCTGGCTTTGGAGATTCAGGAAAACGCAGCCGATCCTGTGTTTTTGGGGCACCTGGTTTTTTCTGAATCTGCTGTCATCTTCCTCTCTGATACCGCTCGCTGATTTCATGGCCGAACACCGCGCGTACATCAGTTTGTTCGGCTTTTGCGTTCTGATTTCGTATCTTGCTTTTGAAACGGTAACCAGGAATCCTGTCGCCAAAATCGCCGTTTGCGTGCTGATCATTTTTTATTCATTTGCTACATTTCAAAGGAATAAGATTTGGAACAGTGAACTTTCTTTATGGTATGACGCGACAACGAAATCACCACGCAAGATTCGTCCGCATTTGAATCTGGCAGGCGCGTACATCCAGGAAGGTGTGTACGATCTTGCGATTCAGGAATACGCGTTTGTCACGCGATTGAATCGTTCTATTCCACAGACTTACAGCGGTCTGGGAATTTGCTATTTGCGCAAAGGAAATCTACATGCTGCTGAGGATGCCTTTAGCAAGGGTTTGCTCCTGGATCCTGATCTAATCGATTCGAAGACTGGATTAGGAATGATCCGTTACTCACAGGGAAGACTGGAGCAGGCGTTGTCCTATTTCCGGGAAGCTTATCCGCACCGCCGGGAATCGATGCAGCTTGTCTCCATGATGACCGATGCATGCGTGAAGCTTGGTTACTACGACGAAGCAATACCTATTCTTAAAGATGCGATAAAACTGAATCCTTCAAGGAAGGATCTGCGTGAAAGGCTTACCTTTCTACAAAACCGACCGACTTCAACAACGGAATGA